The genomic stretch GCTCGGCGACGGGCCAGACGCGGCAGCCGCACATCCCGGTCCGGGGTGTCAGGTAGTGGCTCAGCAGCCGGCGCTGTGCAATGGTCAGAGTCTCATCAGGCACCAGACCGTCGGGTGCGTGTTGGGCCAATGTGCGGAACGTCGCGAGTACCGCCGCCATCAGCGCACCCCCATAGCCGCAGCGGTTGCCACGCTCCGCTCGATCAGCCCCTCAACGCTCCGCGTGCTGACGAGGGTTTTTCCTCGGATTCGCACCGCCTCAAGCTCGCCGTCGCGCAACAACCGCCAGATCGTCCACCGACTCACTGAGAGGCGTTCAGCGGCCTCGGATTGGGTAATCGTCATCGCCGACAAATCATCCCCCATCACCGCGCGGCAACATGCGGAACCGCGCGGCACACTCATCGTGTGGCGCGTCAGGGCCTCATGTCCGGCCGAATCCGGATTCGGCCGTTTTGGGCCATTTAGCCCTTGCGGCGTGGATGGGGAGATGGGTTCCTGACGGCGTGTGCCACGACCATGGCCCGCGCCCATGCGGCCATCAGCCGTGGGGGGAGGATTACATGCCCCGTCACGTTCTGATGCGTCGCGTAATGCTTCCGCGCTTGTTCACCCGAACTGAATCGCAGGTCCGGTGCGACCGTTTCCCACTTTAAGTTGCGCAAATTCAGCTGTTTCGAGACGAACCCATCATAGTGATTGGTACACGCCTCGACGTAGGGCCGGCAGATGTCGCACTCGTAGACATACCTCGTATCCTCCGGAATTTGTCTGCTACGGCCGCCTATGGGCTCCGGTGTGTAGCCAGGCGCCCACGCTGCCTCAGTCGGCGCTCGGCGCACGTCCTCCGCTTTGCGCCACCACCCCGGGTCGTTGAAGCAGTCGGTGCAGAGATGGCCGCTCGCGTTCGTCAGGCCCGTGAAGGCCACGCCGGACCGTCGGCACTCCCGGCAGATCCACGAGGCGCGCACGGCGTCCATCATGGCGTCAAACCGGCGGCGCTGCTTCTCGGCGCATGCCCCGCAGAGCACTTCGCGTGGCTCAAGGCCCGGGTGACCGCCGCGCAACTGCTCCGGCGGGAAGGGCTTATGGCAGGCGCTACAGAAAAACGGCGAAGACAGTAGACTGGTCATTGTGCGCGGTGCCTCCAACACCGTTCACCTTGCCGCCGGGCTGTTCGCGCAGTCGCGGCGGTTTACCATTTTACGGTGTTTCGGTGCGATGGCGTCAGCGCGCGTACGATTGTGATGTGGCGTTCAACCGCCTACGGCATTCGCCCTATCACGTAATCGCCCACTTCAGCGCGCGGCAGGAGCGAGCCACGCGGCTAACTACTGCGTCGAGGTTTCATCGTGCGATGTGCAAGTTCGTTGCTGTACCCCCACGCATACCCCCACGGTGAGGCAACAGGTTGCACCACGACGCCCCGAACAGGGTGTCACGTAGGCGTGAAACGCAACCCGACGCACTACTCTGCACCGCTGTTCAACCAATTCGTAATGAGCGGGTCGGGGGTTCGAGTCCCTTCTTCGGCTCCGGATTGCAGGTGTGGAACCCGGCGATTTGGCCGGGCTTTCGCTTGCCCGGCGTCTCCGATGTCCCTGCGCGTGCCCTCACGCCCCTGCGGCGGCCGACCTTCCGTTTCGCCGCAGGCCCGCTGCTCATGCGGGTGCGCGGGCGGGGCCGCGCGCTGCGTCGGCACGCATCCGGCTACTCGAAGACGGCGGCGGCACGCAGTTCCGCGATCTGCTCCGGGCTAAGGCCGATCACCTCGCGCAGCACCTCGTCGGTGTGCTGACCCAGCGCCGGCGCCGCGCTGCGCACCCGCAGCGGCGTGCGCGAGAAGTGCCAGGGCAGTCCGGCGTGCTGCGCCCCCGTGCACTCGGGGTGCGGCAGCTTCACCCAGAAGTCGCGCGCCGCAAGCCGCGGGTCTTCGACCAAATCCTTCGGCGTCTGCACCACCTGCGCCGCGATGCCGGCCGCACGCAGCGCCGCGGCCGCCTGCTCCGCCTCACGCTCTCGCGTCCAGGCGCCAATCGCGGCGTCGATCGCATCCTCGTGCGCTTTGCGGCCGGCGCGGCTCGCCAGCGTCGCATCGGCGGCGAGATCGGCGCGGCCGATCGCCCGCACCAGCGCCTGCCACTCGCCGTCGCTCCAGCAGGCCAGCGCCAGCCAGCGGTCTTCGCCCGCGCACGGGTAGACGCCTTGCGGCGCCTCGAAGGCGTCGCGGCTCTCCATGCGCGGCGGTTGCTCGCCGGTCATCTGGTAGCTCAGCAGCCCTTCAGCGATCAGCGGCATCGCGGCTTCCCACTGCGACATGTCGATGAACTGGCCCTCGCCGCTGCGCCGGCGATGGTGCAGGGCCGCAAGCACTGCGACGGCGCCGTGCAGGCCCGCGTTGTAGTCGATGTAGGAGATCGCGACCTCGCGCGGTGGTCCCCCGCGGTAGCCGGTGAGGCCCATCAGGCCGATCAGCGGGATCTGCACCGGGCCGTAGCCGACATAGGCCGCCTGCGGGCCGCTCTGGCCGAACCCCGCCATCGAGATCTGGATGATGTCCGGCTTGATCCGCTTCAGCTCCTCGTAGCCGAGACCCATGCGCGGCATCACGCCGGCGCCGAAGTTGTCCGCCACGATGTCGGAACGCCGGATCAACTCGTGCAGGATCTCCATGGCGCGCGGGTGCCGGGCGTTGATCTGCAGGCTGCGCTTTCCCTGGCTGTACTGGTTGAAGAAGCCGCCCGTGTTCGGCGTGCGCTGGCCCTTCCAGAACGGGGGAATCGCGGCGCGGCCGGTGTCGAGCCGGGTGGCGGATTCGATCTTGATCACGTCGGCGCCCAGGTGCGCGAGCTGCATCGTCAGCACCGGGCCGGCGACCACCCAGGTGAAGTCGGCCACGCGCACGCCCGCCAGGGGCAGGCGGGTAGGCGATCGCCGACTGGTGACAGGTGACAGGGTGGGCGTGGTCGCGTGGGCTGCAGCCGCTGCCCCGGTCTCGCTGCCCTCCGCGGCGCCGAGCACCTCCCCGTCGTGCTCGCCGAGGCGCGGGGCGCGGCGGCCCGCCTGCCAGGGGGTGGCCGAGAGCTGCCAGGGCGCGCCCGGATAGGTCCAGGTTCCGGCGTCGGGGTGGTCGTGGGCGACGAAGAAGCCGCGCGCCCGCAGATGCTCGCTGGCCAGCACGTCGGCCATGCCGTTCACCGGGGCGCAGGGCACGCGCCGCGCCTGCAGGGCATGGTAGATCTCCTGCACCGGGCGGTCCTGCAGCGCGTCCGCCAGCATGGCCATCACGGCGTCGTTGTTCGGTCCGCGCACAAGGCGGTCGGCGAAGAGCGGGCTTTCCGCCCACTCGGGATTGCCCAGGAAGTCCAGCAGCCGCCGCCACTCCTCCTCGGTGACGCACACGAGGAAGAGCAGGCCGTCGGCCAGGTGCAGGACGCCCCACGGCCCCACGATGCGGTTGCCGAGGCGCGAGGCGACCACGCCGTCGTAGGTGTAGTGCGGAATCGCGTTTTCGACCTGGCTGGCGATCGCGGCCTGCGCGGAGATGTCGATCAGCTGGCCGCCCGCGCCGGAGTCCCGCGCGGCCAGCGCTGCCAGCGTGGCGATGGCGGCGTGCAGACCGCAGACGTAGTGACCTTGCTGGCCGAACGGCTTCAGCGGCGGCAGCGCCGGGTCTTCCAGCGCGCCCGGGCTGAGCCAGAGCCAGCCGCCGGCGGCCAGGTCGCTGATCTCGCGCATGGGCAGGTCGCGGCCTTCCGCGGCGTCGAGCCCAAACGGCGTGACCAGCGTCACGATCAGGTTCGGATTCGCCTCGCGCAGCGCCGCGTCGCACAGCCCGCGCCGCTCGAGTCGCGCCGGCGAACCGCTGGCCAGCAGCACATCCGCCTCCGCCGCCAGCCGCCGGAACTGCTGCTGGCCGGCCGCCGTCTCCAGGTCCAGCACGAGGGAGCGTTTCGCCTGGTCCAGAAAGAGGTGCAGGCCGCCGGTCTCCGGGTTCTCCTTGCCGGCGGGAAAGGGCCCGCGGCGGCGCAGCGGGTCGCCTTCCGTCGGCTCGATCTTGATCACGTCGGCGCCGAACTGGCCCAGCAGCTTCGCCGCGTAGGCGGCGGCCACCAATTCGCCGCACTCGAGCACCCGCAGGCCCGCCAGCGCGCCCTCGGCCATCGTCACGCTCTCCTTCGTCCCCGCTTGCCGACAGCATAGAGAGAACGCGCCGCCGCGCAAGCACCCGCCGGCGGCGGACGCGCCTGAGAGCTTGCTTATCCACAGCTCAGCCTCTGCTCAGGGCTGCTTCAGACCCCGCTCAGCCTCGCCGCCTACGCTGGCGGCAGGGCCGTGGCCGTCGTGCCGGCACGGCGGCGGGAGGCTGGGCGGTGGACTTGGCGGAAACGATCCGCATCGCCGTAGAGGCGTTGCTGGCGAACAAGCTGCGCTCGTGCCTGACGATGCTGGGCATCGTGATCGGCGTCGGCGCGGTGATCGCGCTGATGTCGATCGGCAGCGGCGCCCAGGCGGCGATCGCCAGCAATATCAAGAGTCTTGGCTCGAACCTGATCACGATCACGCCGGGCGCGCAGAGCCAGGGCGGCATCTCGCAGGGCAACGGCAGTGCGCCGACGCTCACCCTGGACGACGCCACCGCCATCGCCGATCCGAACAGCGTGCCCGACGCGGCCGCGGTCTCACCCGAGTTGAACCTGCCCTTCACCGCGCAGACCGTATACCAGGGCCAGAACGTCGCCAGCCGCATCACCGGCGTGACGCCGGCCTACGCCGACGTGCACAACTTCCCCGCCGCGCTCGGCGCCTGGTTCACGCAGGACGACCTGGACGCCCACGCGGCGGTGGCGATGCTCGGCGCCAACGTGGCGCAGTCGCTGTTCGGCAGCGCCGACCCCACCGGCCAGAACATCAGCGTGCGCGCCGGGCGGCCGGTGCAACTGCGCGTGGCCGGGGTCTTGCAGAGCAAGGGCGGCGGGCCGCTCGGCAACGTGGACGACCAGATCCTCGTGCCGATCACGACCTTGCAGCGCCAGCTCGCCAACCCGCGTAACCCCAGGGGCGTCGCCAACGTCAGCCAGATCGTGGTGCAGGCCACCGGCGCGAAGAGCATCGTTGCGGCGAAGGACGAGATCACGCAGCTGCTGCTGACGCGCCACCGCGTCGCCGACCCGGACTTCGTGGTGCAGACACAGGACGATCAGATCTCGACGCAGACCGGCGTGACGCAGGTGCTGACCATCCTGCTGGGCGCGATCGCCGGCATCTCGCTGGTCGTCGGCGGCATCGGCATCATGAACATCATGATCGTCTCCGTCACCGAGCGC from Dehalococcoidia bacterium encodes the following:
- a CDS encoding excisionase family DNA-binding protein, with amino-acid sequence MGAGHGRGTRRQEPISPSTPQGLNGPKRPNPDSAGHEALTRHTMSVPRGSACCRAVMGDDLSAMTITQSEAAERLSVSRWTIWRLLRDGELEAVRIRGKTLVSTRSVEGLIERSVATAAAMGVR
- a CDS encoding CoA transferase, which translates into the protein MAEGALAGLRVLECGELVAAAYAAKLLGQFGADVIKIEPTEGDPLRRRGPFPAGKENPETGGLHLFLDQAKRSLVLDLETAAGQQQFRRLAAEADVLLASGSPARLERRGLCDAALREANPNLIVTLVTPFGLDAAEGRDLPMREISDLAAGGWLWLSPGALEDPALPPLKPFGQQGHYVCGLHAAIATLAALAARDSGAGGQLIDISAQAAIASQVENAIPHYTYDGVVASRLGNRIVGPWGVLHLADGLLFLVCVTEEEWRRLLDFLGNPEWAESPLFADRLVRGPNNDAVMAMLADALQDRPVQEIYHALQARRVPCAPVNGMADVLASEHLRARGFFVAHDHPDAGTWTYPGAPWQLSATPWQAGRRAPRLGEHDGEVLGAAEGSETGAAAAAHATTPTLSPVTSRRSPTRLPLAGVRVADFTWVVAGPVLTMQLAHLGADVIKIESATRLDTGRAAIPPFWKGQRTPNTGGFFNQYSQGKRSLQINARHPRAMEILHELIRRSDIVADNFGAGVMPRMGLGYEELKRIKPDIIQISMAGFGQSGPQAAYVGYGPVQIPLIGLMGLTGYRGGPPREVAISYIDYNAGLHGAVAVLAALHHRRRSGEGQFIDMSQWEAAMPLIAEGLLSYQMTGEQPPRMESRDAFEAPQGVYPCAGEDRWLALACWSDGEWQALVRAIGRADLAADATLASRAGRKAHEDAIDAAIGAWTREREAEQAAAALRAAGIAAQVVQTPKDLVEDPRLAARDFWVKLPHPECTGAQHAGLPWHFSRTPLRVRSAAPALGQHTDEVLREVIGLSPEQIAELRAAAVFE
- a CDS encoding ABC transporter permease encodes the protein MDLAETIRIAVEALLANKLRSCLTMLGIVIGVGAVIALMSIGSGAQAAIASNIKSLGSNLITITPGAQSQGGISQGNGSAPTLTLDDATAIADPNSVPDAAAVSPELNLPFTAQTVYQGQNVASRITGVTPAYADVHNFPAALGAWFTQDDLDAHAAVAMLGANVAQSLFGSADPTGQNISVRAGRPVQLRVAGVLQSKGGGPLGNVDDQILVPITTLQRQLANPRNPRGVANVSQIVVQATGAKSIVAAKDEITQLLLTRHRVADPDFVVQTQDDQISTQTGVTQVLTILLGAIAGISLVVGGIGIMNIMIVSVTER